The proteins below come from a single Elusimicrobiales bacterium genomic window:
- the pruA gene encoding L-glutamate gamma-semialdehyde dehydrogenase has protein sequence MNCRPNVPAPVNEPVLGYAPGSPEKLALKMKLEELRSKQLEIPLFIGGKEIKTGNFGEARCPHEHKHLLGRYHKAGRKETKLAIAAAVRAQKDWAAMPFHARASIFLKAAELLAGPLRFEVNAAAMLCQSKNAFQAEIDAACELIDFWRYNPYYAEQIISQNPSSPRGVWNYCEHRPLEGFVLAVTPFNFASIAGNLPTAPALMGNTVVWKPASSTVYTAWFVLDVLRRAGLPDGVINMVSGSGADVGDTALESEHLAGVHFTGSTAVFQRMWATVGANITRYRTYPRLVGETGGKDFIFAHPSADVGALAAAMTRGSFEYQGQKCSAASRAYIPKSLWKQLRPALEEQIASIRVGPPEDFRNFVNAVIDKGAYDTIKGYIDLAKAARKKDAQVIIGGECDDSQGYYINPTVIEAKDPLFRTMREEIFGPVLTVHVYDDKNLAGALRLCDSSSPYALTGAVFADDRAAIEKISRALANTAGNFYINDKPTGAVVGQQPFGGARASGTNDKAGSMLNLLRWTSPRAVKETFVPPADYRYPFLAEK, from the coding sequence ATGAATTGCAGGCCCAACGTTCCCGCTCCCGTAAACGAGCCGGTGCTTGGATACGCGCCCGGCTCCCCCGAAAAACTCGCTTTGAAAATGAAACTTGAGGAGCTGCGCTCCAAACAGCTTGAAATCCCGCTTTTCATAGGCGGCAAAGAGATTAAGACCGGCAATTTCGGCGAGGCGCGCTGCCCGCACGAGCATAAGCATCTCCTGGGCCGCTATCACAAAGCCGGCAGGAAAGAAACCAAACTCGCCATAGCCGCCGCCGTCCGCGCGCAGAAAGACTGGGCCGCCATGCCTTTCCACGCCCGCGCCTCCATATTCCTGAAAGCGGCGGAGCTGCTGGCCGGGCCCCTGCGCTTTGAGGTAAACGCCGCGGCGATGCTGTGCCAGAGCAAAAACGCCTTCCAGGCCGAGATAGACGCGGCCTGCGAGCTTATAGATTTCTGGCGCTACAACCCTTATTACGCCGAGCAGATAATTTCTCAGAACCCGTCTTCCCCGCGCGGCGTGTGGAATTACTGCGAGCACCGCCCGCTGGAAGGCTTTGTGCTGGCGGTAACGCCGTTTAATTTCGCCTCCATAGCGGGCAATCTGCCCACCGCGCCCGCGCTGATGGGAAATACCGTGGTCTGGAAGCCGGCCTCAAGCACGGTATACACGGCGTGGTTCGTTCTTGACGTGCTGCGCCGGGCCGGGCTGCCGGACGGGGTCATCAACATGGTTTCCGGCTCCGGCGCGGATGTGGGCGACACCGCGCTTGAAAGCGAGCATCTGGCGGGGGTGCATTTTACCGGCTCCACCGCGGTGTTCCAGCGGATGTGGGCAACCGTGGGCGCGAACATAACCCGCTACCGGACCTATCCGCGCCTTGTGGGCGAAACCGGGGGCAAGGATTTCATTTTCGCGCATCCGTCGGCGGATGTCGGCGCGCTGGCCGCGGCCATGACGCGGGGCTCTTTTGAGTACCAGGGGCAGAAATGCTCCGCCGCCAGCAGGGCCTATATTCCCAAATCGCTGTGGAAACAACTGCGCCCCGCGCTGGAGGAGCAGATTGCCTCAATCCGCGTGGGCCCGCCGGAGGATTTCCGCAATTTCGTCAACGCGGTGATAGACAAAGGCGCCTATGACACCATCAAGGGATACATAGACTTGGCTAAAGCCGCGCGCAAAAAGGACGCGCAGGTGATAATAGGCGGCGAATGCGACGATTCACAAGGCTATTACATCAACCCGACCGTCATAGAGGCCAAAGACCCGCTGTTTAGGACAATGCGCGAGGAGATTTTCGGGCCCGTGCTGACCGTGCATGTCTATGACGACAAAAACCTGGCCGGCGCGCTCAGGCTCTGTGATTCCTCCTCGCCATATGCGCTGACCGGCGCGGTATTTGCAGACGACAGGGCGGCGATAGAGAAAATCTCCCGCGCGCTTGCCAACACCGCCGGAAATTTCTATATAAATGACAAGCCCACCGGCGCGGTGGTGGGCCAGCAGCCCTTCGGCGGGGCGCGCGCTTCCGGCACAAACGACAAGGCCGGCAGCATGCTGAACCTGCTGCGCTGGACCTCGCCGCGCGCGGTGAAGGAGACTTTCGTTCCGCCGGCGGATTACCGGTATCCGTTCCTGGCGGAAAAATAG
- a CDS encoding cytidylate kinase-like family protein: MEQHDRKALEHLVSSQVGKWQLAAKTAKETGKPDFRPVIAISRLPGCGTPEIARAVAGRLGFDIFNGSLVDMVAEDAHLSKSVAQTLDEKAMSDLEEWVKSLIEDKYFSSDNFFFRLSRLVSTIGAHGGAVIIGRGAAFMLPEADCLRVQLTAPLEARISNVTRKYGVRQEDARRSIINRESDRKAYVRRYFNADMCDPLHYDVVLNTALFSTEQSADIIVAAWRAKLAWRSQNVK, encoded by the coding sequence ATGGAACAACACGACAGGAAGGCGCTGGAGCATTTGGTCAGTTCGCAGGTGGGGAAATGGCAGTTGGCGGCCAAAACCGCAAAGGAAACCGGCAAGCCGGATTTCAGGCCGGTTATCGCGATATCGCGGCTGCCGGGCTGCGGCACGCCGGAAATCGCCCGCGCGGTCGCCGGCAGGCTGGGCTTTGACATATTCAACGGCAGCCTCGTTGACATGGTGGCCGAGGACGCGCATTTAAGCAAATCCGTCGCGCAGACGCTGGACGAAAAAGCCATGTCCGACCTGGAGGAATGGGTCAAAAGCCTGATAGAGGACAAGTATTTTTCCTCGGACAATTTTTTCTTCCGGCTTTCCCGGCTGGTGTCCACCATCGGCGCGCACGGCGGCGCGGTCATCATAGGCCGCGGCGCGGCCTTCATGCTGCCGGAGGCGGACTGCCTGCGCGTCCAGCTCACCGCGCCGCTGGAAGCGAGGATTAGCAATGTAACGCGCAAGTACGGCGTCCGCCAGGAGGATGCCAGGCGCAGCATCATCAACCGCGAATCCGACCGCAAGGCTTATGTCCGCCGGTACTTCAACGCCGACATGTGCGACCCGCTTCATTACGATGTCGTGCTAAACACCGCGCTGTTCAGCACCGAGCAGTCCGCCGACATAATAGTAGCCGCCTGGCGGGCCAAGCTGGCCTGGCGCAGTCAAAATGTGAAGTAA
- a CDS encoding AraC family transcriptional regulator — MPAQPPALSDRLLETDFFCLSRYEHAVFPHKDPSEEWWRGWHVVFTETERWHYRDGYSCGEINSRTAVLGSPGRYYKCRHDAEIPSDVCLDIELRAGLENVWEKGFPNSVIRLTPRLMMLKQRLYRLSAAGPGGEEADNAAGQIALELARIFGVSWPETAAARRRDCVFAAQEFMRKHFFEKLRLADLSASVGMSRFHFTRIFSRHSGQSPYQYLVSMRLAAAEKLLVETGEPVTAIAHDCGFENLSLFINSFRRRFGVSPSKYRVAKSGK; from the coding sequence ATGCCCGCACAACCGCCCGCGCTCTCGGACAGGCTGCTGGAGACGGATTTTTTCTGTCTTTCACGTTACGAGCATGCCGTATTCCCGCACAAAGACCCGTCAGAGGAATGGTGGAGAGGCTGGCATGTCGTTTTCACCGAAACCGAGCGCTGGCATTACAGGGACGGTTACAGCTGCGGCGAAATAAATTCCAGAACGGCGGTGCTTGGCTCTCCCGGCAGATATTACAAGTGCAGGCATGACGCCGAAATTCCATCCGACGTCTGTCTTGACATTGAATTGCGCGCAGGGCTGGAGAATGTGTGGGAGAAAGGCTTCCCCAACTCGGTTATCCGGCTTACGCCGCGGCTGATGATGCTCAAGCAGAGACTCTATCGTCTGTCCGCCGCCGGGCCTGGCGGCGAGGAGGCCGACAACGCTGCTGGGCAAATCGCGCTGGAACTTGCGCGCATATTCGGGGTTTCCTGGCCGGAAACCGCTGCCGCACGCCGGCGGGACTGCGTTTTCGCCGCGCAGGAATTCATGCGGAAACATTTTTTCGAAAAATTGCGGCTGGCTGATTTATCCGCTTCGGTGGGGATGAGCCGTTTCCATTTCACTAGGATTTTTAGCCGACATTCGGGGCAAAGTCCCTATCAATATCTGGTATCCATGCGGCTTGCCGCGGCGGAGAAATTGCTGGTTGAGACCGGCGAGCCGGTTACGGCCATCGCGCATGATTGCGGCTTTGAGAACTTGAGTCTCTTCATAAATTCGTTTCGCCGGCGGTTCGGGGTTTCGCCATCAAAATACCGCGTCGCGAAATCTGGCAAATAG
- a CDS encoding GNAT family N-acetyltransferase codes for MKTEFEFKTLSGRVWPDFERLMGEKGGCGGCWCMSWRVPQGGKLWNEMKGENAKKAMKKLAAEGKARGIIAYAGGEPVAWCTFGPRADFPRLERVKAYQSEDADGVWSVPCFYIKPGWRGKNLSFLLLGRAVDEAKRCGAKMIEGYPATLTKLGGKLPAAFVWVGPEVIFQRHGFKEVARRAVSRPLYRKVV; via the coding sequence ATGAAAACCGAGTTTGAGTTCAAAACTTTGTCCGGCAGAGTATGGCCGGATTTTGAGCGGCTGATGGGAGAAAAAGGCGGCTGCGGCGGTTGCTGGTGCATGTCGTGGAGAGTGCCGCAGGGCGGCAAACTCTGGAATGAAATGAAGGGTGAAAACGCGAAAAAGGCGATGAAAAAACTTGCGGCGGAAGGCAAAGCGCGCGGCATAATCGCCTACGCCGGCGGCGAGCCGGTCGCGTGGTGCACTTTCGGCCCGCGCGCCGATTTCCCCCGTCTGGAACGGGTGAAGGCTTATCAATCGGAAGATGCAGACGGCGTCTGGTCCGTGCCCTGCTTTTACATAAAGCCCGGCTGGCGCGGCAAAAATCTCTCATTCCTGCTGCTGGGAAGGGCTGTTGATGAGGCGAAAAGATGCGGCGCCAAAATGATAGAGGGCTATCCTGCCACGCTCACCAAGTTGGGCGGCAAACTCCCCGCCGCGTTCGTATGGGTCGGGCCGGAAGTTATATTTCAGCGGCATGGCTTCAAAGAAGTTGCGCGCAGGGCGGTAAGCCGCCCCTTGTACCGTAAAGTTGTATGA
- a CDS encoding methylated-DNA--[protein]-cysteine S-methyltransferase has protein sequence MTRRVEQLLYGVADSPVGKILIVVSGKDNRLVLLHYPLASSPEAVFNSHFRFECAPSEEAVARIKKQLRLYFSGRLREFDLPLDLRGTPFQMRVWKELLKIPFGQTITYGELARRIGQPRAARAVGMANNKNRIGIVVPCHRVIGAGGALTGYAAGTGIKKKLLEHESAI, from the coding sequence ATGACCAGGCGAGTGGAACAACTGTTATACGGCGTGGCGGACAGTCCGGTCGGCAAAATCCTTATAGTAGTTTCCGGCAAAGACAACCGGCTTGTTCTGCTTCATTATCCGCTGGCAAGTTCACCGGAGGCAGTTTTTAACTCGCATTTCCGGTTTGAATGCGCGCCTTCTGAAGAAGCTGTGGCGCGGATAAAAAAGCAGTTGCGGCTTTATTTTTCCGGCAGGCTGCGGGAATTTGACCTGCCGCTGGATTTGCGCGGCACGCCGTTTCAGATGAGGGTCTGGAAAGAGCTGCTCAAAATACCCTTCGGCCAGACTATAACCTACGGCGAGCTTGCGCGGCGGATAGGCCAACCCCGCGCCGCGCGCGCAGTAGGAATGGCCAACAACAAAAACCGTATCGGCATTGTCGTCCCCTGCCACCGCGTTATCGGCGCCGGCGGAGCTTTGACCGGTTACGCTGCCGGAACCGGAATAAAGAAAAAGCTGCTGGAACATGAGAGCGCTATATGA
- a CDS encoding DNA-3-methyladenine glycosylase produces MTPNIARKLAGADATLAAIIRRVGPCGLPSKPAGGGYFEALAESIIYQQLNGKAAATIFERFKGVYGGRFPAPGRILRTPDARLRGAGLSKQKLAYIKDLSAKTAAGLLDFGSLAALPDEEVIRALSQVKGIGRWTAEMFLIFTLARPDVLPAGDYGFRTAVMKAYRLRKLPDAARLEKLSHCWRPYRSTAVWYLWQSLVNLKFSS; encoded by the coding sequence ATGACGCCAAACATTGCGCGCAAACTTGCCGGCGCCGACGCGACGCTGGCTGCGATAATCAGGCGGGTCGGGCCGTGCGGGCTTCCGTCCAAACCGGCGGGCGGCGGTTATTTTGAGGCTCTGGCGGAATCAATAATATATCAGCAGCTTAACGGCAAGGCGGCGGCCACGATTTTTGAACGGTTCAAGGGAGTTTACGGCGGCAGGTTTCCCGCGCCCGGACGCATACTGCGCACACCGGACGCAAGGCTGCGCGGCGCGGGGCTTTCAAAACAGAAGCTGGCTTATATAAAGGATTTGTCCGCCAAAACCGCCGCGGGGTTGCTGGATTTCGGCTCGCTTGCCGCGCTGCCGGACGAGGAAGTCATCCGCGCGCTTTCGCAGGTCAAGGGAATCGGGCGCTGGACGGCGGAGATGTTTCTGATTTTCACCCTCGCCCGCCCCGATGTGCTGCCCGCCGGCGACTATGGCTTCAGAACTGCCGTGATGAAGGCCTACCGCCTCAGAAAACTTCCGGACGCCGCCAGGCTGGAAAAACTTTCGCACTGCTGGCGGCCTTACCGCTCAACTGCGGTCTGGTATCTCTGGCAAAGCCTCGTTAACCTGAAATTTTCAAGTTAA
- a CDS encoding lysophospholipid acyltransferase family protein, which yields MPFPKRLRHLIEYAFVRLAVAAFSLLSWERAAACGALLGRLAARLARRRFALSVANIRKALPDMSDRAEEIALKSWENIGVLAAELAQTSRMSGEQLFEKCVLENQQVVLELHKQGKSAIVHLGHIANWELPAMTVAAMGLPVCGVARHMRNPYVDRMLSEIRGRFGGEIIFHREPFFSCVRNIKRGKFLGVLMDQNCPGGEVFTSFFGAMAATSPLSALLSLKTQTPIIPLRVTRRDGKIIAILEEPIYPAPAYSREELLKLIAVLNGRLESWIRQEPHLWLWAHNRWKREGEAPQPGQTGAL from the coding sequence ATGCCTTTCCCAAAAAGACTGCGGCATCTGATTGAGTATGCTTTCGTGCGCCTGGCGGTTGCGGCGTTCTCGCTGCTTTCCTGGGAGCGCGCCGCAGCCTGCGGCGCGCTGCTGGGGCGGCTGGCGGCGCGGCTGGCGCGGCGGCGGTTTGCGCTGTCGGTCGCGAATATCAGGAAAGCGCTGCCGGACATGTCGGACCGCGCGGAGGAAATAGCGCTCAAATCGTGGGAAAACATAGGCGTCCTGGCAGCCGAGCTGGCCCAGACCTCGCGCATGAGCGGGGAACAGCTTTTTGAAAAATGTGTTTTGGAAAATCAGCAGGTCGTGCTGGAACTGCACAAACAGGGGAAATCCGCCATAGTCCATTTAGGCCATATCGCAAACTGGGAATTGCCGGCGATGACGGTTGCCGCCATGGGGCTGCCGGTATGCGGCGTGGCGCGGCACATGCGCAACCCTTATGTGGACCGGATGCTTTCCGAAATCCGCGGGCGTTTCGGCGGGGAGATTATCTTTCACAGGGAGCCGTTTTTCTCCTGCGTGCGCAACATCAAGCGCGGCAAATTTCTGGGCGTGCTGATGGACCAGAATTGCCCCGGGGGCGAGGTGTTTACGTCTTTTTTCGGCGCGATGGCGGCCACATCGCCGCTAAGCGCGCTCCTGTCGCTTAAAACCCAGACGCCTATAATACCGCTGCGCGTAACCCGGCGGGACGGAAAAATAATCGCGATTTTAGAGGAGCCGATATACCCGGCCCCGGCCTATTCGCGCGAGGAACTGCTGAAACTGATAGCCGTCCTCAACGGCAGGCTGGAAAGCTGGATACGGCAGGAACCGCATTTGTGGCTGTGGGCGCACAACCGCTGGAAAAGGGAAGGCGAAGCGCCGCAGCCCGGGCAGACAGGCGCGTTATGA
- a CDS encoding murein L,D-transpeptidase catalytic domain family protein, whose protein sequence is MRIAYYAVLSLFAASAAYAENAADFRPPQGQSAQQEDSRLGTAIGGAAQIGNTDSEPAPPSRADDAGVSVSGLGAALSGAGFDQGGSVGGRDGGSPPQASMSEAQEEQPPRPDVDILPDDPDKEGSEKGPPNNSELLKKFAVPNYSGAEKKKVLAKYSKIDAKKAVPQNLLEQTLLYYNHNKERLTSGAKDSGAKDSAEKDSAAKPGSATAPDTTQAGDILKKAGQISGGGFSFNTDYVTVVDFTKHSSKARFFIIDMKSGAVKALHVAHGSGSDPGNTGYATKFSNQDGSHMSSLGFYLTGETYTGNHGRSMRLDGLSPTNSNVRARAVVVHGSSYVQEASVQPGRSWGCLALSDKVVQGVIDKLKKDDKKNGGSIIYAGQSGKY, encoded by the coding sequence ATGAGAATCGCCTATTATGCCGTCCTGTCGCTTTTCGCCGCAAGCGCCGCATACGCGGAAAATGCCGCAGATTTCCGCCCCCCGCAGGGGCAATCCGCGCAGCAAGAGGACAGCAGGCTGGGGACAGCCATAGGCGGCGCGGCGCAGATAGGCAATACGGATTCCGAACCGGCCCCGCCAAGCCGCGCAGACGACGCCGGTGTTTCCGTCTCCGGATTGGGCGCCGCGCTTTCCGGCGCGGGGTTTGACCAGGGCGGTTCCGTAGGCGGACGGGACGGCGGCTCGCCGCCGCAAGCCAGTATGTCGGAAGCGCAGGAGGAGCAGCCTCCCCGTCCGGACGTGGACATACTTCCGGACGACCCGGACAAGGAAGGCTCCGAAAAAGGCCCGCCCAACAATTCCGAGTTGCTTAAGAAATTTGCCGTGCCAAACTACAGCGGCGCGGAAAAAAAGAAGGTACTGGCCAAATATTCCAAGATTGACGCAAAAAAGGCCGTGCCGCAAAACCTGCTTGAGCAGACCCTGCTGTACTACAACCATAATAAGGAACGGCTGACGTCCGGAGCAAAGGACTCCGGCGCCAAAGACTCTGCGGAGAAGGACTCCGCCGCCAAGCCCGGCAGCGCAACCGCCCCGGACACAACGCAAGCCGGAGATATATTGAAAAAAGCCGGCCAAATCTCCGGCGGAGGATTCTCTTTCAACACCGACTATGTGACCGTGGTTGACTTCACAAAGCATTCCAGCAAGGCGAGGTTTTTCATAATTGACATGAAAAGCGGCGCGGTCAAGGCCCTGCATGTGGCGCACGGCTCCGGCTCCGACCCGGGCAATACCGGCTATGCGACAAAATTCAGCAATCAGGACGGCTCCCACATGTCCTCGCTGGGGTTCTACCTGACAGGGGAAACATACACCGGCAATCATGGCCGGTCAATGCGGCTGGACGGGCTCTCGCCCACCAACTCAAACGTGCGCGCCCGCGCGGTGGTGGTCCACGGTTCAAGCTATGTGCAGGAAGCCAGCGTGCAGCCCGGGCGTTCCTGGGGCTGCCTGGCGCTCAGCGACAAAGTGGTCCAGGGCGTTATAGACAAGCTGAAAAAAGACGACAAGAAAAACGGCGGCAGCATAATCTACGCCGGCCAGAGCGGGAAATACTGA
- a CDS encoding TIM-barrel domain-containing protein — protein sequence MVKTIFTACLFAVNAAAADIGGMSEAGAVSGYEKTAGGVLINCADGSRAAIELLAPDMAWVRASFRKPLPPAPHSWAVAKTDWTAPQWTLAEQGDEIILATAEMEIVVKRSPFLISFRDAKTHKTINADAKPMLYESTGTAVGAAKKFGQEEHFYGLGEKAFRLDRRRGNFAMWNTDAYGYGEGRDPIYQSVPFYIGLNDGLAYGIFFDNPFKTHFDFGATGQEYAAFSADGGEMNYYFFYGPAMKKVISRYTELTGRIAMPPLWALGNQQCRWSYYPEDVVEHVVDRYRKDRLPLDAVYLDIHYMSDYRVFTWNRQRFPEPKALIERLAAKGVKLITIVDPGVKYQPSDVKFPAFAAPELEPQTTAYYVYEQGAANDYFLKNGDGSPFIGTVWPGKSVFADFTRDDVSQWWGNLHRAYTDNGVAGIWNDMNEPADFDEQAAQKQAQIVYDDRGLRSGHDKNRNVYGLLMSSATYHGLERLKPGLRPFVLTRAGYAGIQRYAAAWTGDNTSSWDMLALSIPMLLNMGLSGEAMIGSDIGGFIQGKPSGELLARWYEVNFLAPLCRNHRNIDGYDQEPWRYGSYYEDIIRKYLNLRYKLMPYLYTALAHARDTGVPVLRALALEYQDDPDSANIEDEFMAGSDLLAAPALAAGRTERLVYLPPGGWTDFWSGKRYSGGGTVKAEAPLETVPLYVRDGSVIPAWPEMNYVGEKPADPVSFSVWPDRNGAASGWYYEDDGLTDGFKKGVFRKTGITVSKTEQGTRIDIKSEGSYSPGPRKWIFRLDQAGPRARQVMLDGNPLAPGAWKHTGKRVSVEIEADGAPHTVMIK from the coding sequence ATGGTAAAAACAATTTTCACCGCGTGTCTGTTCGCCGTCAATGCCGCGGCGGCCGATATTGGCGGAATGTCCGAAGCAGGCGCCGTCTCCGGCTATGAAAAAACCGCAGGCGGCGTTTTGATAAATTGCGCGGACGGCTCCCGGGCCGCGATAGAACTGCTTGCGCCGGATATGGCGTGGGTGCGCGCTTCCTTCCGCAAGCCGCTGCCGCCGGCGCCGCATTCCTGGGCGGTGGCAAAAACAGACTGGACAGCGCCGCAATGGACGCTTGCCGAGCAGGGCGATGAAATAATCCTGGCCACGGCGGAGATGGAGATTGTGGTCAAACGCTCGCCTTTTCTTATTTCCTTCCGCGACGCGAAAACGCATAAGACCATCAACGCGGACGCAAAGCCCATGCTTTATGAAAGCACCGGCACGGCGGTCGGCGCGGCGAAAAAATTCGGCCAGGAGGAGCATTTCTACGGGCTTGGCGAAAAAGCCTTCCGGCTGGACAGGCGGCGCGGAAATTTCGCCATGTGGAACACCGACGCCTACGGCTACGGCGAGGGGCGCGACCCTATTTACCAGAGCGTCCCTTTCTATATAGGGCTCAATGACGGGCTGGCCTACGGCATATTCTTTGACAACCCGTTCAAAACGCATTTTGACTTCGGCGCGACGGGGCAGGAATACGCCGCGTTCTCCGCCGACGGCGGGGAAATGAATTACTACTTCTTTTACGGGCCGGCGATGAAAAAAGTGATTTCCCGCTATACCGAGCTGACCGGCAGAATTGCCATGCCGCCGCTGTGGGCTTTGGGCAATCAGCAATGCCGCTGGAGCTATTATCCCGAAGACGTCGTTGAGCATGTGGTGGACCGCTACCGCAAAGACAGGCTGCCGCTGGACGCGGTTTATCTGGATATCCATTACATGAGCGACTACCGGGTTTTCACCTGGAACAGGCAGCGTTTCCCGGAGCCAAAGGCGCTTATTGAGCGTCTGGCGGCAAAGGGCGTCAAACTTATAACGATTGTGGACCCCGGAGTGAAATACCAGCCCTCGGACGTTAAATTTCCCGCCTTCGCCGCGCCGGAGCTGGAGCCGCAGACAACCGCCTATTACGTCTACGAGCAGGGCGCGGCGAACGATTATTTTCTTAAAAACGGCGACGGCAGTCCTTTTATCGGAACCGTCTGGCCGGGCAAGTCGGTGTTTGCGGATTTCACGCGGGACGATGTGTCGCAGTGGTGGGGGAACCTGCACCGCGCCTACACCGACAACGGCGTCGCCGGAATCTGGAACGATATGAACGAGCCGGCGGATTTCGACGAGCAGGCCGCGCAGAAGCAGGCACAGATAGTCTACGACGACAGGGGCCTGCGCTCCGGGCATGACAAAAACCGCAACGTCTACGGGCTGCTTATGTCCAGCGCCACATATCACGGGCTGGAGCGGCTGAAGCCGGGGCTGCGGCCTTTCGTGCTTACCCGGGCCGGCTATGCCGGCATACAGCGCTATGCCGCCGCCTGGACGGGCGACAACACCAGTTCCTGGGATATGCTGGCCTTAAGCATCCCTATGCTTCTCAACATGGGCCTTTCCGGCGAAGCTATGATAGGCAGCGACATAGGCGGCTTCATACAGGGCAAGCCTTCGGGGGAATTGCTGGCGCGCTGGTACGAGGTCAATTTTCTGGCGCCGCTGTGCCGCAACCACCGCAACATAGACGGCTATGACCAGGAGCCGTGGCGCTACGGCTCCTATTACGAAGATATTATCAGGAAATACCTTAACCTGCGCTACAAGCTGATGCCGTATCTCTACACCGCGCTGGCCCATGCGCGCGACACGGGCGTTCCCGTGCTGCGCGCGCTGGCGCTGGAATATCAGGACGACCCCGATTCAGCCAATATAGAAGACGAGTTCATGGCCGGAAGCGATTTGCTGGCCGCGCCGGCGCTGGCTGCGGGGCGGACGGAACGGCTGGTCTATCTCCCCCCCGGCGGCTGGACTGATTTCTGGAGCGGCAAGCGCTATTCCGGCGGCGGGACGGTGAAAGCCGAGGCCCCGCTTGAGACGGTTCCGCTTTATGTGCGCGACGGTTCAGTAATCCCCGCGTGGCCGGAAATGAATTATGTCGGCGAAAAGCCGGCGGACCCGGTTTCATTTTCCGTCTGGCCGGACCGCAACGGCGCGGCCTCCGGCTGGTATTACGAGGATGACGGGCTTACCGACGGCTTCAAAAAAGGCGTCTTCCGCAAAACCGGCATCACGGTGTCAAAAACGGAGCAGGGAACCCGGATAGACATCAAATCCGAGGGCAGCTACAGCCCCGGCCCCCGGAAATGGATTTTCAGGCTGGACCAGGCGGGCCCGCGCGCGCGGCAGGTTATGCTGGACGGCAACCCGCTTGCGCCCGGCGCCTGGAAACATACGGGAAAGCGCGTCTCCGTGGAAATTGAGGCGGACGGCGCGCCGCACACGGTGATGATAAAATGA